In Triticum urartu cultivar G1812 chromosome 6, Tu2.1, whole genome shotgun sequence, the following proteins share a genomic window:
- the LOC125513181 gene encoding ubiquitin carboxyl-terminal hydrolase 15-like isoform X2, with the protein MLQPREADVPALFVVFIVLPVIAYFLLGRWHDSVSKKTRVGVLGQKAAEEAFKVETMACPDVILPGPSLRPMPYLRSVPSLRSEYHECATCRGPAKTRCSRCKSVRYCSGKCQIIHWRQGHKQTCQQWHVNGGSNSGGLSPTESSEQMPFLTNLNSPLPGGDSHLHDMNFDTVSEPSFATTDSYILDTDLFLTDRSNMNESNQSLLSIVNSASVASCEKSNYSVDEETNSSEILSANKVSNNSYGCLDEKNGNHDFTYPLNNTVQQPNNCAPETTKCPKASITVYEPDMGVYFTSDMTSSCEGPYSSATESLQRSKSSCKYSGRGNVIYMKPPYPPGKVVSSQKTQEVLASYQYNVHQKNTSCKNEQRSAKSSVSTNNNLQGCTGISKLGASKVEVLKKPSKFLKTSLVGLINDNKRSKVLFRYEDLVKFFQYEVRGISPRGLFNCGNSCYANAVLQCLMCTKPLMIHLLLRLHSKDCCSKNWCLMCELEQYASTLRESGGPVSPSRILSNLRNIGCRLGGGSQEDAHEFLRHLVMSMQAACLDGLGGEKQVEQSLQETTLIQQMFGGRLKSKVKCLRCHHESERYENIMDLTLEIHGWVESLQDALTQFTAPEDLDGDNMYKCGRCCAYVKARKQLSVHEVPNILTVVLKRFQTGKYGKINKCVTFPDMLDMVPFVTGAGDHPPLYFLYAVVVHVDTENASFSGHYISYVKDMQGTWLRIDDSEVKAVSLNQVMSEGAYMLFYLRSFPRPPRIYIEKGLLPDPSSSYRHSSKSSKGSSKQEQKQTESFFTSDDQSRGIYDFRPEEEGYRQDQHAKLRSQNLYHTDDAFADSVSTDFSDATSSEWSLFTSSDESSFTTESTRDSFSVVDYGDNAGLDPITSIFGPYYAPDHPLGNFVSCTRLSHSNPQTRYFPESMGLVSDSSLPTHPYGNVHRGRYPDRACASSAEPLASANQRSLYGRYNHSRDGFVQTSGFCHM; encoded by the exons ATGCTCCAACCAAGGGAAGCTGATGTGCCTGCACTCTTTGTTGTATTTATCGTACTTCCGGTGATAGCATATTTTCTTCTTGGGAGATGGCATGATTCTGTAAGTAAGAAAACAAGAGTAGGTGTGCTTGGCCAGAAAGCTGCAGAAGAAGCCTTCAAAGTTGAAACAATGGCATGCCCAGATGTTATATTGCCAGGACCGTCTCTGAGACCCATGCCTTATTTGAGATCTGTTCCTTCTTTAAGGTCAGAATACCACGAGTGTGCTACTTGTCGTGGCCCTGCAAAGACTAGGTGCTCCAGGTGCAAATCTGTTAGATACTG CTCTGGAAAGTGTCAAATTATACACTGGAGGCAAGGGCATAAACAAACATGCCAGCAGTGGCATGTTAATGGTGGTAGCAACTCTGGTGGACTATCTCCGACGGAGAGTTCTGAACAAATGCCGTTCTTGACTAACCTGAATTCACCTCTTCCAGGGGGTGACAGTCACCTGCATGACATGAATTTTGACACAGTATCAGAGCCATCCTTTGCGACAACTGATAGCTATATTCTTGATACTGATCTATTCCTGACAGACAGAAGCAACATGAATGAATCAAATCAAAGTCTTCTTTCAATAGTAAATAGCGCTTCTGTTGCATCTTGTGAAAAGAGCAATTACAGTGTTGATGAAGAAACCAACTCATCTGAGATTTTATCAGCAAATAAG GTTTCAAACAACAGTTATGGTTGTTTAGATGAAAAGAATGGCAACCATGATTTTACTTATCCTCTCAATAATACGGTACAACAACCCAATAATTGTGCTCCTGAAACAACAAAATGTCCAAAAGCAAGCATCACAGTTTATGAACCCGACATGGGTGTCTATTTTACTTCTGATATGACGAGTTCTTGCGAGGGGCCATATTCTTCCGCAACAGAGTCACTACAGAGGAGCAAATCATCTTGCAAATATAGTGGGCGAGGAAATGTGATTTATATGAAGCCTCCTTATCCACCAGGTAAGGTGGTTTCATCACAAAAAACACAGGAGGTGTTGGCATCATATCAATACAATGTCCATCAAAAGAACACTTCCTGCAAAAATGAGCAAA GATCTGCAAAATCAAGTGTTTCAACGAACAACAATTTACAAGGATGCACTGGAATCTCAAAATTAGGAGCATCCAAGGTTGAAGTCTTGAAGAAGCCCTCAAAATTTCTCAAAACCAGCCTGGTGGGTTTAATCAATGATAACAAGAGGAGTAAG GTATTGTTTCGCTATGAAGATCTTGTTAAGTTCTTCCAGTATGAAGTACGGGGTATTTCTCCCAGAGGTCTTTTCAACTGTGGGAACAG CTGCTATGCTAATGCTGTTCTACAATGCCTCATGTGCACAAAGCCCCTGATGATCCACCTGCTTCTGAGATTGCATTCTAAAGACT GTTGCTCAAAGAACTGGTGTCTTATGTGCGAACTTGAGCAATATGCTTCAACTTTACGTGAAAGTGGTGGACCTGTGTCTCCAAGCAGAATCCTTTCGAATCTAAGGAACATTGGATGTCGCTTGGGTGGTGGAAGTCAGGAAGATGCTCATGAATTTTTAAG GCATCTTGTGATGTCTATGCAAGCAGCGTGCCTGGATGGACTGGGTGGTGAGAAGCAAGTAGAACAAAGCTTGCAGGAAACTACACTGATACAACAGATGTTTGGTGGACGCCTTAAATCGAAG GTTAAGTGCCTCAGATGCCATCATGAATCTGAAAGATACGAGAATATAATGGATCTTACTTTGGAGATTCATGGTTGGGTGGAGTCCTTGCAAGATGCTTTGACACAGTTCACTGCTCCTGAAGATTTAGATGGGGATAATATGTATAAATGTGGAAG GTGTTGTGCTTATGTTAAAGCTAGAAAACAGCTAAGCGTGCATGAAGTGCCGAACATATTAACAGTAGTTTTAAAAAGATTCCAG ACAGGAAAGTATGGCAAGATTAACAAATGTGTCACTTTTCCTGATATGTTGGACATGGTTCCTTTTGTGACTGGGGCTGGTGATCACCCGCCTCTTTACTTCTTGTATGCTGTGGTTGTACATGTGGATACAGAAAATGCATCATTCTCTGGTCACTACATATCGTATGTCAAAGATATGCAGGGAACATGGTTAAGAATTGATGACTCAGAG GTCAAGGCTGTATCATTGAATCAAGTTATGTCAGAAGGTGCATATATGCTATTCTACTTGAG ATCTTTTCCTCGCCCTCCGAGGATATACATTGAGAAAGGCCTATTGCCTGATCCATCATCTTCATATCGTCACTCATCAAAATCCTCCAAGGGCTCTtctaaacaagagcagaagcagACAGAATCATTCTTTACTTCTGATGATCAAAGCCGTGGTATTTATGATTTTAGACCAGAGGAGGAAGGTTACAGGCAAgatcagcatgccaagttgagGTCCCAAAATTTATATCACACCGATGATGCTTTTGCCGATTCGGTTAGCACGGACTTCTCGGACGCTACATCAAGTGAATGGTCCCTGTTTACCAGCTCTGATGAATCTTCGTTTACCACGGAAAGCACTAGAGATTCATTCAGTGTTGTGGATTATGGTGACAATGCTGGCCTTGATCCAATCACCTCAATTTTTGGGCCATATTATGCTCCTGACCATCCTCTTGGCAACTTTGTCTCATGTACAAGGCTCTCGCATTCCAATCCGCAAACAAGGTACTTCCCGGAAAGCATGGGTCTTGTCTCAGATTCTTCCTTGCCAACTCACCCCTACGGCAATGTACATAGAGGAAGATATCCAGACAGGGCTTGCGCGTCTTCAGCCGAACCTCTTGCTTCAGCAAACCAGCGAAGCTTGTATGGTAGGTATAACCATAGTAGAGATGGTTTTGTTCAAACATCTGGGTTTTGTCATATGTAA
- the LOC125513181 gene encoding ubiquitin carboxyl-terminal hydrolase 15-like isoform X1 has protein sequence MLQPREADVPALFVVFIVLPVIAYFLLGRWHDSVSKKTRVGVLGQKAAEEAFKVETMACPDVILPGPSLRPMPYLRSVPSLRSEYHECATCRGPAKTRCSRCKSVRYCSGKCQIIHWRQGHKQTCQQWHVNGGSNSGGLSPTESSEQMPFLTNLNSPLPGGDSHLHDMNFDTVSEPSFATTDSYILDTDLFLTDRSNMNESNQSLLSIVNSASVASCEKSNYSVDEETNSSEILSANKVSNNSYGCLDEKNGNHDFTYPLNNTVQQPNNCAPETTKCPKASITVYEPDMGVYFTSDMTSSCEGPYSSATESLQRSKSSCKYSGRGNVIYMKPPYPPGKVVSSQKTQEVLASYQYNVHQKNTSCKNEQRSAKSSVSTNNNLQGCTGISKLGASKVEVLKKPSKFLKTSLVGLINDNKRSKEFQVLFRYEDLVKFFQYEVRGISPRGLFNCGNSCYANAVLQCLMCTKPLMIHLLLRLHSKDCCSKNWCLMCELEQYASTLRESGGPVSPSRILSNLRNIGCRLGGGSQEDAHEFLRHLVMSMQAACLDGLGGEKQVEQSLQETTLIQQMFGGRLKSKVKCLRCHHESERYENIMDLTLEIHGWVESLQDALTQFTAPEDLDGDNMYKCGRCCAYVKARKQLSVHEVPNILTVVLKRFQTGKYGKINKCVTFPDMLDMVPFVTGAGDHPPLYFLYAVVVHVDTENASFSGHYISYVKDMQGTWLRIDDSEVKAVSLNQVMSEGAYMLFYLRSFPRPPRIYIEKGLLPDPSSSYRHSSKSSKGSSKQEQKQTESFFTSDDQSRGIYDFRPEEEGYRQDQHAKLRSQNLYHTDDAFADSVSTDFSDATSSEWSLFTSSDESSFTTESTRDSFSVVDYGDNAGLDPITSIFGPYYAPDHPLGNFVSCTRLSHSNPQTRYFPESMGLVSDSSLPTHPYGNVHRGRYPDRACASSAEPLASANQRSLYGRYNHSRDGFVQTSGFCHM, from the exons ATGCTCCAACCAAGGGAAGCTGATGTGCCTGCACTCTTTGTTGTATTTATCGTACTTCCGGTGATAGCATATTTTCTTCTTGGGAGATGGCATGATTCTGTAAGTAAGAAAACAAGAGTAGGTGTGCTTGGCCAGAAAGCTGCAGAAGAAGCCTTCAAAGTTGAAACAATGGCATGCCCAGATGTTATATTGCCAGGACCGTCTCTGAGACCCATGCCTTATTTGAGATCTGTTCCTTCTTTAAGGTCAGAATACCACGAGTGTGCTACTTGTCGTGGCCCTGCAAAGACTAGGTGCTCCAGGTGCAAATCTGTTAGATACTG CTCTGGAAAGTGTCAAATTATACACTGGAGGCAAGGGCATAAACAAACATGCCAGCAGTGGCATGTTAATGGTGGTAGCAACTCTGGTGGACTATCTCCGACGGAGAGTTCTGAACAAATGCCGTTCTTGACTAACCTGAATTCACCTCTTCCAGGGGGTGACAGTCACCTGCATGACATGAATTTTGACACAGTATCAGAGCCATCCTTTGCGACAACTGATAGCTATATTCTTGATACTGATCTATTCCTGACAGACAGAAGCAACATGAATGAATCAAATCAAAGTCTTCTTTCAATAGTAAATAGCGCTTCTGTTGCATCTTGTGAAAAGAGCAATTACAGTGTTGATGAAGAAACCAACTCATCTGAGATTTTATCAGCAAATAAG GTTTCAAACAACAGTTATGGTTGTTTAGATGAAAAGAATGGCAACCATGATTTTACTTATCCTCTCAATAATACGGTACAACAACCCAATAATTGTGCTCCTGAAACAACAAAATGTCCAAAAGCAAGCATCACAGTTTATGAACCCGACATGGGTGTCTATTTTACTTCTGATATGACGAGTTCTTGCGAGGGGCCATATTCTTCCGCAACAGAGTCACTACAGAGGAGCAAATCATCTTGCAAATATAGTGGGCGAGGAAATGTGATTTATATGAAGCCTCCTTATCCACCAGGTAAGGTGGTTTCATCACAAAAAACACAGGAGGTGTTGGCATCATATCAATACAATGTCCATCAAAAGAACACTTCCTGCAAAAATGAGCAAA GATCTGCAAAATCAAGTGTTTCAACGAACAACAATTTACAAGGATGCACTGGAATCTCAAAATTAGGAGCATCCAAGGTTGAAGTCTTGAAGAAGCCCTCAAAATTTCTCAAAACCAGCCTGGTGGGTTTAATCAATGATAACAAGAGGAGTAAG GAATTTCAGGTATTGTTTCGCTATGAAGATCTTGTTAAGTTCTTCCAGTATGAAGTACGGGGTATTTCTCCCAGAGGTCTTTTCAACTGTGGGAACAG CTGCTATGCTAATGCTGTTCTACAATGCCTCATGTGCACAAAGCCCCTGATGATCCACCTGCTTCTGAGATTGCATTCTAAAGACT GTTGCTCAAAGAACTGGTGTCTTATGTGCGAACTTGAGCAATATGCTTCAACTTTACGTGAAAGTGGTGGACCTGTGTCTCCAAGCAGAATCCTTTCGAATCTAAGGAACATTGGATGTCGCTTGGGTGGTGGAAGTCAGGAAGATGCTCATGAATTTTTAAG GCATCTTGTGATGTCTATGCAAGCAGCGTGCCTGGATGGACTGGGTGGTGAGAAGCAAGTAGAACAAAGCTTGCAGGAAACTACACTGATACAACAGATGTTTGGTGGACGCCTTAAATCGAAG GTTAAGTGCCTCAGATGCCATCATGAATCTGAAAGATACGAGAATATAATGGATCTTACTTTGGAGATTCATGGTTGGGTGGAGTCCTTGCAAGATGCTTTGACACAGTTCACTGCTCCTGAAGATTTAGATGGGGATAATATGTATAAATGTGGAAG GTGTTGTGCTTATGTTAAAGCTAGAAAACAGCTAAGCGTGCATGAAGTGCCGAACATATTAACAGTAGTTTTAAAAAGATTCCAG ACAGGAAAGTATGGCAAGATTAACAAATGTGTCACTTTTCCTGATATGTTGGACATGGTTCCTTTTGTGACTGGGGCTGGTGATCACCCGCCTCTTTACTTCTTGTATGCTGTGGTTGTACATGTGGATACAGAAAATGCATCATTCTCTGGTCACTACATATCGTATGTCAAAGATATGCAGGGAACATGGTTAAGAATTGATGACTCAGAG GTCAAGGCTGTATCATTGAATCAAGTTATGTCAGAAGGTGCATATATGCTATTCTACTTGAG ATCTTTTCCTCGCCCTCCGAGGATATACATTGAGAAAGGCCTATTGCCTGATCCATCATCTTCATATCGTCACTCATCAAAATCCTCCAAGGGCTCTtctaaacaagagcagaagcagACAGAATCATTCTTTACTTCTGATGATCAAAGCCGTGGTATTTATGATTTTAGACCAGAGGAGGAAGGTTACAGGCAAgatcagcatgccaagttgagGTCCCAAAATTTATATCACACCGATGATGCTTTTGCCGATTCGGTTAGCACGGACTTCTCGGACGCTACATCAAGTGAATGGTCCCTGTTTACCAGCTCTGATGAATCTTCGTTTACCACGGAAAGCACTAGAGATTCATTCAGTGTTGTGGATTATGGTGACAATGCTGGCCTTGATCCAATCACCTCAATTTTTGGGCCATATTATGCTCCTGACCATCCTCTTGGCAACTTTGTCTCATGTACAAGGCTCTCGCATTCCAATCCGCAAACAAGGTACTTCCCGGAAAGCATGGGTCTTGTCTCAGATTCTTCCTTGCCAACTCACCCCTACGGCAATGTACATAGAGGAAGATATCCAGACAGGGCTTGCGCGTCTTCAGCCGAACCTCTTGCTTCAGCAAACCAGCGAAGCTTGTATGGTAGGTATAACCATAGTAGAGATGGTTTTGTTCAAACATCTGGGTTTTGTCATATGTAA